Within the Candidatus Cloacimonadota bacterium genome, the region AAATCAGCAACGAATCCATCTTCGTTAAAACTCCGAGGAGACAAGCAAAACTAATAAACGAACAACAAAAATATATAATAACTGAAGATTTCTAATCTTGTTAGAAAAGCAAGAGAATATCAAAATTTTAGAATTTATGCAAGAATGATCAAGAAGAATATCTTAAATTCCTCAGAAGAGATGCAAAAAGAAAGTTCGGAATGACATTTTAAGTGAGGGAAAAGGAGAATGGAAACAGGAAACCGGACGAATGTAACTCAAACAATCCTGTTTGAGAAAGATTGTATGTAACATAAACATCTTGTTTGTGAAATTAAATAGATTGATTAAATAACCTCAAAGCAGAGCTATGAGTTACAAAACACAATCAAGATTGATTGTAATACAAAAAATCTGTTAGTGATTGTTCGTTTTTTCGCTGTTAAAAAGAAGGAAAATGAAAAATAAAGCAATAATCATAACCGGAGCAAACGGCAATGTCGGATCATACTTTGCCCGGCAATACTTAAAATTAGATGAGAATCTGATCCTGATAATTCATAAAAATGAACAAAGGATCAGCGAATTAAAGAAGGATTTTCCTAAAAAAATAAAGATTATTCAAACCGATCTACAAGAACTATCCAAACTGGAGCAGGATCTTTCTTTTATTATAAAAAAGACAAATTGGCAACCGGACAGACTTGTTCATACTGCAACGATCCACAGTTATGATTTCCAACCTTTGGTTAAAACCGATCCCGAACTCTGGAAAAAGATCATAAATATAAATTTAGTGGGAACATTCAATATCCTCAAAAGTGTATTACCGTATTTCAAAAAACAGAAATACGGAAAGATCGTTCTCTTCGGTTCAAATGTAACCCGGATCGGACTACCAAAAGGTTCTGCATATTCTGCTTCCAAAGCCGGAATTGCCAATATTTCCCGAACTCTTGCAACTGAAGAAGCGGGAAGTAATATCATTATCAACACGGTTTCTCCCGGACCGATAAAGATCGATGACAGCCATTTTTCCGAAAGCTACCGTAAGTTCAGGGAACAGTATTATTCTGTAAAAATCAGGGAAATTCCTTTAAAAAGATGCGCATCTTTTGGAGATATTTTCGG harbors:
- a CDS encoding SDR family oxidoreductase encodes the protein MKNKAIIITGANGNVGSYFARQYLKLDENLILIIHKNEQRISELKKDFPKKIKIIQTDLQELSKLEQDLSFIIKKTNWQPDRLVHTATIHSYDFQPLVKTDPELWKKIININLVGTFNILKSVLPYFKKQKYGKIVLFGSNVTRIGLPKGSAYSASKAGIANISRTLATEEAGSNIIINTVSPGPIKIDDSHFSESYRKFREQYYSVKIREIPLKRCASFGDIFGLCKFLLSEENSYITGEEFFVTGGKL